CAATTAGTGCCGCCGAACCAACAAGTTTTGTTGCGTTGCTTATTTCCTTCTTAAATTTATTAATGCTCCTCACGAAGAAATTAACCAAGTTATAGACGTTTCTTTGCAATAAAAAGTCAATGTCAAGAAATAAGTACGACTCGCCAGTATACGTCAATGCCTTACCCAACTTGGCTAGCTTGGCGATTGCCCTCGGCACGCTTACCGCATTGCCTGTTTTTTCTCCCGCTCCACCAAATACCCTCGTATACTCCTTGAATTCGAAATTCATGAAGCAGTCAGTGTTTATTTTAACATAGGCCTCGAAGTCATTCGGATCCAGTAAGTCATCATTGGTTAAATTATTCACGCACGGCTTCCAAACACTGTTAACTTTAGATTTCTTGCTATGGCTCAGTAATTCTTGAATTTTCTCGTTAATTGTCTTCAATGTGTTATCGCTTTTTATTAATGCAGGGTCAATTGAACCCTCAAATGGGTCGTTTGGCGCATTAATCGTTAATGCAAGTGCATATCTTACAAACCACGAATAGCTCAGGTACTTATAACTATAGAGATTATCGAAGTTAATCACCACTGTCCCACCTGTTTCTTTATCCACTATCGATTTTTTGCTAGGCATTTTCAATCACCTCTCTCGGAATAACGATGAATTCCTTCATTCCGTCAATAGTCACCTCATACGTAATTGCCTTGGTCGAGTCCACCATAATGGTTGAATTAAATAAGCCATGTGGTACATACACGTCTTCTTCATGCACAGAGCCGTTTATGTAGATTGGCATTTGCCATAATGATGCATTCATGGGTTCGCCCTTAATGGGTTCCTTAGGCACATAAAACCTGCTGTTGAATGAAACGTCACCTAATGGCTTAAGTTCATTAAGTCCTACGAGCTTAACATCGCGTACAACGACTAAATCTTCCTTCCTTCCAATCCTTACAATTTGCCAAGCATACTTCACTAATTCCTCATTATTCACGATATAAGCAATATATGATGTACCGTTGAATACCGTAATGCCCCTCGACGCAACTGCGAATGTATTAGCAATAACCTCTTTATATTGTTTAATACACTCATTATTACTTCCATATTTGTTTTCTGTCGCCTTCAATCCGTAATTCTCGATTTCAGTAAACACGTCAATGCACTTGCTAATGATACTTGTACTCATTTCCTTTAGACGCCTCTGGTACGTTATCGACATCGCCCTCTCGAGAGTCATGACTGTAGCGTAGGGCGCAGCCCTAAATGTTACGTAATGAATACCTATATTGTATGCTTCCTTATAAAGATTGTCTGGATTTGGCTCACGAACACCGTACTTATCCTCCATTACAGGATAGAGTAAGGCTCCAATAAGTGTTAATGGTGTTGGAACAGGAATACTACGTGACGCTAATACGTGGGGAGGTAAAATAGAGAAAGTCTCTAAATCGACTGTAACGAGAATGAGGAATTTTGATTTTAACATAGTCTATACCCTCATTATTACTTCGTCTAAATTAGCTTCTGCACAGAGTTCCTCACTTTACTGATTAAATCCTCAAGACTGTCGGCTCCTTCTATCGTTATATCTTTAGAAGCCAGTAAGGTGTTAAATTCCTTATCGGCATAATATATTGAGAGTCGAACCTTATTGCCAAAGATACTTAGAAATCTTGTGGCTCTTGTAACAGTATCATATAAATACCATGACTCAAGCCTATCCTTAACCAGCTTAGCTTTGGCTGGAGTTACCATAAATCTATATGGGTGTGAAATTGACGCAATACCGCCAAGGAATTCCATCTGAGGTAAGTATCGTGCTTTTTTAGCGCCTATATATCCGTTAAACATTAATGCTAATGCATCAAAGACATCATTAATTCTATCAAGCCTGTTATCAACATATTTATTATCTGTTAATTTACCAATACTATCAATGTCTATAGCAATCTTAACTCTATAAATTGCTGATCCACTTTCGATAGAAAAAATCATCTGCTCATTCTCATTAGTGCTATAACGGACATGAAATTGAGGAATAGGTGGTGCATGCTTTATAGAATCTGCATCCGGGATCATGTAACTAAACCATATCTTAGACGTCCTTTTAATAACTTCACCTCTCTCACCACCCTTAGTTGCCATGAAACCTGTGACATCCTCGACAATGCACTCCTTTACTCTTTTGTCGATAGAATCATTATCACTTAATGTAGGTCTCTTGGGAAAACCACCGATTTTTTCGTAATTTCTACACATGTCACAAACCGGGTGGTTTCTGCTTAATGCTATGTCGGTCAATGCCCTTGAAAAAGCATTTGCAAGTGATTGGCCACTTATTGCAGGTAAGTACGTAAGCTCATACCTTAAACCACCGTTTCCATCATAGTACTGCGCTATTATAGGCACGACTCTATGTCTCGAATAATTACCCACGGATTCTACCATATTAGCGGCTTCGACATCGATCCTGAACCTAAAACTCATTGATACGAAAACCATCAGAATCACCTATTTTGTCTGCACCTGCATTGCTTCTTTCTTATTACTAGACCTCATTTTTACACCTCTAATTAATGCCTTTATGGCAACCTCCCTAAGTATTTCCGGTCTCTTGCTGGCAATTGCAAATAATTTATCTATGTCCTCCTCTGAAGGTGTTGAGTAACTCTGAGATGCTAAATAACGTATAGCATTGTAGAGCACTCCATATGCTAATTGTGGGTCTGGTGTTGATGCGAGGACATCCAGCGGACCATAAATCTTCTCACTTGCTAAGACAGCTAGAGAGTTTATGATGGACTCAAGGTAATTTGTTCTCTCTTTCTGGGTTTCTTCCGGGTATGTCTGACTCATTGATATTGAATAGTTGAAAGTGTTTATATACTTTGTTTTAGTATGCTTCTCAATATATGGAGAAGTTGAGTGTTAGGAAGTGTGTGGTGGTTAGTGTTGGGCTTTATCCAGGTAATGCGAAGCATGCATTGGCTAGGGCTGGGCCTGTGGGTGGTGATGTGGTTTTTCTAGTGAATAGTGAACCCAGGATTGTGCCTGAGGGCATTCTTAGAGGCCGTAGGGAACAGCCAATTCAAACTATGGAGGCACTTCATAAATTCATTAATGAGTTAGATAGTGAGGTTAATGTTGTTGATGTTTGGCTTGATCCTAAGGACGGCATTGCAACTAGTGTAGCTAGGCTTAGGTCTCTAATTGAGGCTTATGTACCGTGTAGGGTCATAATTGGTATGGCTGGTGGATTTAGGTGGCTTAGCACGGCATTGATGTTTCTGGCGCTGGCCTTAGCCTCTGTGGGTCCTTACGTGGGTATTACCATGGATAGCGTCTTCGCAATGCTTGAGGAGGAGAGTCCATCAGTCAGGGCTTTATTTAAGAGTGTTGAGGAGAGGGTTATTCCCTGGCCCGTGGTACCTAAACTGGCTGACCTAATGCTTGATGAGTACAGGGTTCTAAGGTTGATAGGCCTTGGCAAGCATAGGGCTAAGGACATACTAAACGAGTATAGAAAGGAGTGTAAGAAAGTAAGTGAGTGCATGTCGATGGCCAAAGTGCAAAGAATACTTGTGAGGCTCGTTAGGAAGAGATTAATTAATTATGAGAAGAGGGGTAAGGCGCACCACTATGAATTAACGCCGTTAGGTACAATACTAGTGGGCACAGTAAAGACGCAATAGCGCAATGCATGGGATAAATAATTGTGGGAACAACTACAATAATAAGAAACTGAACACAAACATCAGAATAATAAATAATCTGACAAAACAATCGTAAGAACAAACACGTACCATAAACGTACATAGATATAATTATTCCATTAATTAGCTCATATTCATGAAGAAAGACTTATAAATAAGCTTATAAAATAACGTCTTAGATATTCTCTAAAGAGAATAGAAGTATTGTTTCCTTCATATACGGCTGGGAGACACGTGATTCCACCGATATTCTCTAAAGAGAATAGAAGTGACATTGTTTTTCAACTTGCCAGTATCACGCCCGTCTCTGGATATTCTCTAAAGAGAATAGAAGTCTGCAAGGTAATCAGCAAGTCAGTCAGCAAGTCAATCAAGGTAGGGCTACCGTGATATTCTCTAAAGAGAATAGAAGTGGACGAGCCGAAGCGTGCTGATGAAATACTCACGAGTG
This is a stretch of genomic DNA from Vulcanisaeta moutnovskia 768-28. It encodes these proteins:
- a CDS encoding DevR family CRISPR-associated autoregulator, which translates into the protein MVFVSMSFRFRIDVEAANMVESVGNYSRHRVVPIIAQYYDGNGGLRYELTYLPAISGQSLANAFSRALTDIALSRNHPVCDMCRNYEKIGGFPKRPTLSDNDSIDKRVKECIVEDVTGFMATKGGERGEVIKRTSKIWFSYMIPDADSIKHAPPIPQFHVRYSTNENEQMIFSIESGSAIYRVKIAIDIDSIGKLTDNKYVDNRLDRINDVFDALALMFNGYIGAKKARYLPQMEFLGGIASISHPYRFMVTPAKAKLVKDRLESWYLYDTVTRATRFLSIFGNKVRLSIYYADKEFNTLLASKDITIEGADSLEDLISKVRNSVQKLI